One genomic region from Arthrobacter pigmenti encodes:
- a CDS encoding manganese catalase family protein, with translation MFFHKQELQFKSTPDKPDAVYARKLQEVLGGQYGEITVAMQYSFQAWNTHIPGKYRDLLFGIGSEEFGHVEMLATMIAQLLEKAPLGITDDAVQSDPAIAAVVGGTDMQQAIVAGAGVRPVDSMGNPWSGSYVTASGNLLADFTANANAEMQGRLQVARLYHMTDDHGIRDMLSFLLARDTMHQNQWLAAARELQEEGSENLPVPSNFPLKKEERSVAYQYQNFSDGKAASEGSWASGPTPDGLGEFSYHEGPTTSAPMPPPTVPDPRFYGTTELPNAAEQKQGAKKDKKKK, from the coding sequence GTGTTCTTTCACAAACAGGAACTGCAATTCAAATCCACTCCCGATAAGCCGGATGCCGTCTACGCCAGGAAGCTCCAGGAAGTCCTCGGCGGCCAGTATGGCGAAATCACTGTTGCCATGCAGTACAGCTTCCAGGCATGGAACACCCACATTCCCGGCAAGTATCGGGACCTCCTCTTCGGAATCGGTTCCGAAGAGTTCGGCCACGTCGAGATGCTCGCGACCATGATTGCGCAGCTGCTCGAGAAGGCCCCTCTCGGGATTACCGACGACGCCGTCCAGTCCGACCCGGCGATTGCCGCCGTCGTCGGTGGTACTGACATGCAGCAGGCCATCGTGGCCGGCGCAGGCGTACGGCCGGTGGACAGCATGGGCAACCCGTGGTCCGGCAGTTACGTCACCGCAAGCGGTAACCTGCTGGCCGACTTCACGGCCAACGCGAACGCGGAAATGCAGGGCCGCCTCCAGGTGGCACGGCTTTACCACATGACCGATGACCACGGGATCCGGGACATGCTCTCCTTCCTGCTCGCACGGGACACCATGCACCAGAACCAGTGGCTGGCCGCGGCGCGCGAGCTGCAGGAGGAAGGCTCGGAGAACCTGCCGGTGCCGAGTAACTTCCCGCTCAAGAAGGAGGAACGGAGCGTGGCCTACCAGTACCAGAACTTCTCCGACGGCAAGGCTGCATCCGAAGGTTCCTGGGCCTCCGGGCCAACCCCCGACGGGCTCGGCGAGTTCAGCTACCACGAGGGTCCCACCACGAGTGCCCCGATGCCGCCGCCTACCGTTCCCGATCCGCGGTTCTACGGAACCACGGAGCTTCCGAACGCTGCCGAGCAGAAGCAGGGCGCCAAGAAGGACAAAAAGAAGAAGTAA
- a CDS encoding iron-containing redox enzyme family protein, whose translation MKSPEVRGSVSEALLQLLPTAPRGDSTEVLRSAVRQALESTPGILSDDDLQLTLFCLYELHYSGIDSADPEWEWDPALIGICRDVERDFETALRAAVELPALESLEPLEPRDSDGVASVLFDLTAADTGPSVSRFLAKRATLEQAHEWLIHKSIYQLKEADPHTWAIPRLRGRAKAAMVEIQADEYGGGRPDRMHSALFARTMRGVGLEDEYGYYLDAVPALTLANNNMMSLFGLNRRLRGAIVGHLAAYEMTSSQPNRLYGNGFRRLGFDEDVTWYFDEHVEADAVHEQIAGRDLAGGLVEAEPELLEDVYFGAAAALAVDGMLGTQILGAWEKGESSLRMQQTAAA comes from the coding sequence ATGAAAAGTCCGGAAGTACGCGGGTCGGTCAGCGAGGCGCTGTTGCAGCTCCTTCCAACGGCGCCGCGGGGTGATTCCACGGAAGTGCTGCGCAGCGCGGTCCGCCAGGCGCTCGAATCCACGCCCGGCATCCTGTCCGATGACGATCTGCAACTGACCCTCTTCTGCCTGTACGAACTCCACTACAGCGGCATCGACAGCGCTGATCCCGAATGGGAGTGGGATCCGGCGCTCATCGGTATCTGCCGCGACGTTGAACGCGACTTCGAGACCGCCCTCCGCGCCGCCGTCGAACTTCCAGCTCTGGAGTCGCTGGAGCCCCTGGAGCCGCGGGACAGCGACGGCGTTGCCTCGGTCCTCTTCGACCTCACCGCTGCCGATACCGGGCCAAGCGTCTCGCGGTTCCTCGCGAAGAGAGCCACGCTTGAGCAAGCTCACGAGTGGCTCATCCACAAGTCCATCTACCAGCTGAAGGAAGCCGATCCCCATACCTGGGCGATTCCGCGGCTGCGCGGGCGCGCGAAGGCCGCGATGGTCGAGATCCAGGCAGACGAGTACGGCGGCGGCCGCCCCGACCGCATGCACTCGGCGCTGTTCGCCCGCACCATGCGGGGCGTCGGGCTTGAGGACGAGTACGGCTACTACCTCGACGCCGTCCCCGCCCTCACCCTCGCGAACAACAACATGATGTCGCTGTTCGGCCTGAACCGGCGCCTCCGGGGTGCGATTGTCGGCCACCTCGCGGCGTATGAGATGACCTCGTCGCAACCCAACCGCCTCTACGGCAATGGCTTCCGCCGCCTGGGCTTCGATGAGGACGTCACCTGGTACTTCGACGAGCACGTCGAGGCCGACGCCGTGCACGAGCAGATCGCCGGACGTGACCTCGCCGGCGGACTCGTGGAAGCCGAACCGGAACTGCTCGAGGACGTCTACTTCGGAGCCGCTGCCGCCCTCGCGGTGGACGGCATGCTGGGAACGCAGATCCTGGGCGCCTGGGAGAAGGGCGAGTCCTCCCTGCGGATGCAGCAAACCGCCGCGGCATGA
- a CDS encoding molybdopterin oxidoreductase family protein, translated as MSSKDRIAEPWGTRTPYGSGESWPVRVDMHLEEGLKPADVDRWVQTASILHSNGDALDIAVKGDRIAGVRGRAEDRVNHGRLGPKDLYGWQANSSPDRLTKPLIRKRGKLVETDWDTAMERIVGRTKDLLDEQGSSAIGFYTTGQLFAEEYYTLGVLAHGGLGTNHVDGNTRLCTATAAAALKESFASDGQPGSYTDIDHADVIALYGHNMAETQTVLWTRVLDRLAGPNPPQIICVDPRLTPVAKAATVHLAPRPGTNVALMNGLLHEIIENGWVDPEYIEAHTVGYSELQKRVKEYPPEVVETICDVPAEQLREAARIIGNAERLLSTVLQGFYQSNQATAAAVQVNNVNIIRGMLGKPGCGILQMNGQPTAQNTRECGGDGDFPGFRNWSNDAHVEDLAQVWNVDPMEIPHYSPPTHLMQMMRYVEDGSIRMLWVSGTNPAVSLPELQRVRSILEQDRLFLVVQDIFLSETAQLADVVLPAATWGEKTGTFTNVDRTVHLSEKAVDPPGDAKPDLDIFLDYARRLDLRDKDGQPLIKWNDPESAFEAWKECSKGRPCDYSGMTYEMLRGGSGIQWPCNEENPAGTERIYVGGQFWSSPEYCESYGRDLVTGAPLEPDEYKAMNPSGKAVIKAAGYLPPHEIPSQDFPLQLITGRTLYHFHTRTKTGRAPQLQDAAPEVWVEMSEADAEAYGIKEGDLARVATPRGAVEAHVRISGIRDGVLFLPFHYGYWDTKGGHKPDKAGRAANELTITDWDPASKQPIFKTAAASIKRLKSGKGPSAAPTTTASAPIRPIGRETKGSHNAEVQESLNGGEAGGQR; from the coding sequence ATGAGCAGCAAGGACCGGATAGCCGAGCCGTGGGGGACACGCACTCCGTACGGGTCAGGGGAAAGCTGGCCCGTACGGGTGGATATGCACCTGGAGGAGGGCCTCAAACCGGCGGACGTGGACCGGTGGGTGCAGACCGCATCCATTCTGCATTCGAACGGGGACGCGCTGGACATCGCGGTGAAGGGTGACCGCATCGCGGGCGTACGCGGAAGGGCCGAAGACCGCGTGAACCATGGCCGGTTGGGGCCGAAGGATCTCTATGGCTGGCAGGCGAACTCGTCCCCTGACCGGCTGACGAAACCGCTCATCCGTAAACGCGGGAAGCTCGTGGAGACGGACTGGGATACCGCGATGGAGCGCATCGTCGGACGCACGAAGGACCTCCTCGATGAGCAGGGTTCGAGCGCCATCGGTTTCTACACGACCGGGCAGCTGTTCGCAGAGGAGTACTACACCCTCGGCGTTCTGGCGCACGGCGGTCTCGGCACCAACCACGTGGACGGCAACACCCGGCTGTGCACGGCGACCGCCGCGGCAGCCCTCAAGGAGTCCTTCGCCAGCGACGGGCAGCCCGGTTCCTACACGGATATCGACCACGCAGACGTCATCGCCCTCTACGGCCACAACATGGCAGAAACGCAGACCGTCCTCTGGACACGCGTCCTGGACCGCCTCGCCGGCCCCAATCCCCCGCAGATCATCTGCGTTGACCCCCGGCTGACCCCTGTGGCGAAGGCGGCAACCGTTCACCTGGCACCGCGACCGGGAACCAACGTCGCGCTGATGAACGGGCTGCTGCACGAAATCATCGAGAACGGCTGGGTTGATCCGGAGTACATCGAAGCGCACACCGTCGGCTACAGCGAACTTCAGAAGCGGGTCAAGGAATATCCGCCCGAGGTGGTCGAAACTATCTGCGACGTGCCGGCTGAACAGCTCCGGGAGGCAGCCCGGATCATCGGCAACGCGGAGCGACTGCTCTCCACCGTGCTGCAGGGCTTCTACCAGTCGAACCAGGCAACAGCAGCGGCCGTTCAGGTCAACAACGTCAACATCATCCGAGGCATGCTGGGCAAACCCGGCTGCGGAATCCTGCAGATGAATGGCCAACCGACCGCGCAGAACACGCGCGAATGCGGTGGCGACGGCGACTTCCCGGGCTTCCGCAACTGGTCCAATGACGCGCACGTCGAGGACCTCGCGCAGGTGTGGAACGTGGACCCGATGGAGATCCCGCACTACTCGCCGCCCACCCACCTGATGCAGATGATGCGGTATGTGGAGGACGGGTCCATCCGCATGTTGTGGGTCAGCGGCACCAACCCGGCCGTGTCGCTGCCGGAGTTGCAGCGCGTCCGGTCAATCCTCGAGCAGGACCGGTTGTTCCTGGTGGTCCAGGACATCTTCCTGTCCGAGACCGCGCAACTGGCCGACGTCGTACTTCCCGCCGCAACCTGGGGCGAAAAGACCGGCACGTTCACCAACGTGGACCGCACCGTCCACCTGTCGGAAAAGGCGGTGGATCCGCCCGGCGACGCGAAGCCGGACCTCGATATCTTCCTGGACTACGCCCGCCGCCTGGACCTTCGGGACAAGGACGGCCAGCCGCTGATCAAGTGGAATGACCCCGAATCGGCGTTCGAGGCGTGGAAGGAATGTTCGAAGGGCCGCCCGTGTGATTACTCAGGCATGACTTACGAAATGCTCCGCGGCGGCTCCGGAATTCAGTGGCCCTGCAACGAGGAGAACCCTGCGGGAACCGAGCGCATCTACGTCGGTGGCCAGTTCTGGAGCTCACCGGAGTACTGCGAAAGCTACGGCCGGGACCTGGTGACGGGCGCTCCACTGGAACCGGACGAGTACAAGGCCATGAACCCGTCCGGCAAGGCGGTGATCAAAGCGGCCGGTTACCTGCCGCCGCACGAGATCCCGAGCCAGGACTTCCCGCTGCAGCTCATCACGGGCCGCACGCTGTACCACTTCCATACCCGTACCAAGACCGGCAGGGCGCCGCAGCTTCAGGACGCCGCACCGGAAGTCTGGGTGGAGATGTCAGAGGCGGACGCGGAGGCGTACGGCATCAAGGAGGGCGACCTCGCTAGGGTGGCCACACCTCGCGGCGCCGTCGAGGCACACGTACGTATCAGCGGCATCCGTGACGGCGTACTTTTCCTGCCATTCCACTACGGATACTGGGACACGAAGGGAGGGCACAAACCGGACAAGGCCGGGAGGGCAGCAAACGAGCTGACCATCACGGACTGGGACCCGGCGTCGAAACAGCCCATCTTCAAGACTGCGGCGGCCAGCATCAAGCGGCTCAAGTCCGGTAAGGGACCATCCGCGGCACCGACGACGACGGCGTC
- a CDS encoding glycosyltransferase yields the protein MTEPAAYLLPLRWTEDSGLDNLAAYLRVMVLETEVVVVDGSPWELFTRHAAAFPPGVHHLRPAVQCRNGKVAGVLTGLEHTSRERVVIADDDVRYDAATFRKVVALLDSADVVRPQNYFLALPWHARWDTARSLLNRALGSDYPGTLAVRRSTMMATGGYDGDVLFENFELLRTVRAVGGIEVRADDVFVGRLPCSPRHFLRQRVRQAYDDLAQPPRLLLELSFLPLLALAARRRRALLAYAALAAVALAEYGRRRRGGRAVYPVTSALWVPAWVLERAVTV from the coding sequence ATGACCGAACCGGCGGCCTACCTGCTCCCCCTCCGCTGGACGGAGGACTCCGGCCTGGACAACCTCGCCGCCTACCTGAGGGTGATGGTTCTCGAGACGGAGGTCGTGGTGGTGGACGGTTCGCCCTGGGAACTCTTCACCCGTCACGCGGCAGCCTTCCCACCAGGGGTGCATCATCTGCGGCCCGCGGTCCAGTGCCGCAACGGAAAGGTTGCCGGCGTGCTGACGGGACTCGAGCACACTTCCCGCGAGCGCGTGGTGATAGCCGACGACGACGTCCGCTACGACGCCGCCACCTTCCGCAAGGTGGTTGCCCTGCTGGACAGTGCCGACGTCGTACGCCCGCAGAACTACTTCCTCGCCTTGCCGTGGCATGCCCGCTGGGACACGGCCCGCTCGCTGCTGAACCGGGCGCTCGGCTCCGACTATCCCGGCACGCTGGCCGTGCGGCGGTCCACGATGATGGCTACCGGTGGCTATGACGGCGACGTTCTCTTCGAGAACTTCGAGTTGCTGCGGACCGTGCGCGCGGTGGGTGGTATCGAGGTCCGGGCGGACGACGTATTCGTCGGACGGCTCCCCTGTTCCCCGCGCCACTTCCTGCGCCAACGCGTCCGCCAGGCCTACGACGATCTCGCGCAACCGCCCCGGCTGCTACTCGAGCTGAGCTTCCTTCCGCTGCTCGCGCTGGCTGCCCGCCGTCGTCGTGCCCTGCTTGCGTACGCGGCGCTCGCCGCAGTGGCACTGGCGGAATACGGACGACGACGGCGGGGTGGCCGGGCGGTCTACCCGGTGACCTCCGCGCTATGGGTACCTGCGTGGGTACTCGAACGAGCGGTCACTGTCTAG